The Arachis ipaensis cultivar K30076 chromosome B10, Araip1.1, whole genome shotgun sequence DNA window AGTGCATATGTATTGGTGAACGATCTATATTTCCCTTCAATGATCTATTTGGGGACATGAGTGTGAAGGGTGTAAGCTGAAAGCCATATGAGCAAGACATTGACAATGTTGCCGAACAAAGCCGCGGCTATGGAGCCTGCAAGATGCCTACAGAACTTGTCATACACATTGCAAACTTTGATCCAACCGACGTGGCTGTTTCCCTTCAAACCAAGATATGCAATGCCTCCAGCTGTTCCTGTAGCTGAGGCTACTATCCCCAGTATAAGCTGCATAGTGTCATTATGGTAAATAAACAGTGTATCTCGTAATTTGTTGTGTTTTGCAGGGGCAAAGTATGGTGACATCTTCTAAGATTTGGTAAAATTCATCACAACTCTCCTCTATTTGTGCTTGTGACATTCATCTTGTTAAGGAAGGTCAGGGTTAAGTGTTATGTTTTATGAAATTCAAGGGTACCAAATGTGTTATAATCTAAATTAATCATGTTACTTGTATATAAAAAATCAACCATCAATCAGTTATAGAAGTATGTATTTGGCATCTCATGAAATTTTATTATACTATTATTGTAAACAAGTTTGAGAATTTGTCTATTGAAGGTTTGATTATTCTACTATGACAGATTTGATTATTCTGGTgactaattatttaattaaaaaactatGTAAATATACACAATACATAGTGATTAATTTGGTAGCTGATTTTTAGTGTATATAGAGCATTTTGAATTCGAGGCGAGGATAACTCGTCCTTAGAATTATGAAAAGTAAGAGCACAGAGAAAATATGAGTAGCAAGGTGAAAATAAAGAAGAGTTATTTGGATATTTACCGCATCACAGAGGAGAAGGTGGAAGAGGAACTTCAATTTGTGTTGAGGCTTTTGGATAACAGAGATTGATACAATAGTAGTGAGGAGGCCATACAATCCAGAAACACTGAATGCAGAAACAAAATATCTGCATGCAAAGCAGTTgatatattcaaacacttatttAGTATCTGAATAAACCTTTCATGGTGAAAAATGTTAATTTGTACATAGAGCATATGTTTTCAAACAACAAAAAATGGACACAAAAATTCTACAACTTACACAAGGGCTGGTGAGTATTTGAACTTGGCAGGGTTTGGCACAGGCACACCTTGGAATAGCACTAACTCAGTTTGATCACTAGAGACAATGGAAGCAACAGCAGACACTGATGCACCAAACAACAGAAATCTTAGTATGACATCAATCTTAGAATAATCCAAAGCAGCTAGAGGAATTGGAGCTGATGATGATTTCACAGGCTCTGTACTTGTGGTAGAAGCCATATAATGAATACACTGATACTTGAAAAGTGTATATAAATTTCTTAGCTGGTTATGGAGATTGGTTTGGAATTTGAGGGagaaagaaatgaagaaaaggtGTAAAAACAAATGGGGTGGAGTTCCCTCCACGCCAAAGTTGTTTATTTAAGAAGATTGAATAGCTTGATCGTTAGTTAAAGCCTTAAAAGGTTCACATAAAAGACATTTTGGGGGTGTCATATAGCCTTCATAACCATGGATTTTTATAAGGTCTGTATCATGTTGTCTTTTCTCCAAACAGCATATATGTTCATCTTGGATTTCTTTCTTGACTAGTACTATTGTCTAGAATTGATATGTTTAATTTGGTTGTATTTCAACCAATTTGGATCGGTTGACTGGTCTGCTCACTTCACTTAAATGAGTGACTGGTCTGCTCACTTCACTTAAATGAGTGTCGGATGTTTGAATCTTACCTTGTATATAACAACTTATTGATCTGTGACAGATTAATCTTTAGCCTATCGGATTGAAAGATATAGtcagtaacaaaaaaaattagttgcATTTCAGTTTTATTggaaattttatttctattggttTCGCTGATTTTTAATATGTCAATTACATATTAATTGATATCCGATTTGAAATATATGATTTTCACTATATTATAATATAATTCAATTATTTGATCGATAAAATATATATCATCCTATAAGAGTTATGTGCGATGTAATTTTACCCGGTGCCAAAGGAACTTACCATCCACTTCATACGTTTCTATAACTGCTGTAATGGAAATTTGAATCAAACTTTCAGACAGTGGCTCTTAATTGAAAATATTCAAATCAAGAAATAATGGATAGCTCTCTTGACTGTATTAGTAAGCATGCTCTCCCACTTTCCACATTTtcagtttaaaaataatttagaaatataattatGTTTCTAATTGTTAGTGGacttctctattattattattattatagaacTTGTATGGCGCAAAATCAATAAAATTGATGAATGTGCAAGTCTGACTAAGAACAAAATATCATCTTCACCTATATATTAACCAATAAACAAATTATTAGCTTGcaagttaattagttttatttaagagtttaattttaatatacttaCAGAAAAACATTTTATACAGCATTCATTCTTTTGAATGATTATTCACGTGATCATGGTAAAAGGTAGTTATTTTAccgtgtatcaaaattaaattctttatttAATACCATACAAACAATATTCTTCAAAAACATATTTACCAAATCAACCAAAGTATATATATTATgtaatatgttaaaatataaaatatacatttaaaaatatttttggtgtACATAGAATATTTTTCTTAATCAAATAATACTTTATTTTTTCTGAAAGCGACTTAATTCTTAGAGAGGACATTTAATTACTATACTTTAGTTACTAGGTGCTCCTAGTCAGAGGCGTAAATTAtgttttattatgaattttggaaTTTGCTAAGCTAAGTTCAAGTGCACAATGATGTAAAGTTTCACTTCTCAAGACACTGCTCTTTTTGGTCAAAGCAACTTCTAATGATAATTGATAAGGGGCAGAATAGTCTCTCTAtctctctttttttaatttttaatttttaattttatttgttgtcATTAGACCACATTCTCATGATTTAAAACTATATttttaaagtaaaataataattttagtcccaaaaatataattttggacaaaataattttaaaaatttggatatttttgcCTCCAAAGAAGATTATCCGAGTCTAATAAAATTCTTTCCAACAGCATCTCTTTAGATTCATTGAAATAATTCCAAAATAAAATAGCTTGAAAATCAAACCACCACTTGACTAACCACACAATATATATTCGCttgaattaaattttattatttttatcaaattggATCTTGTGTCTATAATATGAATCTATAACCTTTATGTTATACcacaagagaaaaggaaaaaagagtaaTCTGTGACAAATTAGTGAAATTACATATAGGTTGAAAACCATGTTCAAAATCCTTAACTATTAAATCTGATTGATTCTATACATGATTCTTTTCTTCCTGCATTCAGAAAACCAAAATCAGATATGACACTAGGAAAATTAGCAAATGTATTGAAAGCTGAAAGTGTGAAGCATAATTGTGTAGTTTATCCTTACCGCTATCTTACAAGAATTATAAGAGGGATTGTCCAAATCTTAGTTCCAAGCCAGCTTCAAAATGAGGTTTAAAGAAACAAGGAAAACAGTAAGGAGCTAAAGAGAACAAGTATTCTTTTTTATAATTAGTACAAAACAAAATTgttgcatataattttttttctcttttattgaaGACATAAGAGAAATGCAAATACTACCAGAGAGATACAGACAAGAGGAACAATATCTCGTTTACCTGAGAATATAGACCAAATATAAAGAGAACTCCAAGGATTTGTGatataatagaaaaataatcctGGGT harbors:
- the LOC107622855 gene encoding CASP-like protein 1D1, which encodes MASTTSTEPVKSSSAPIPLAALDYSKIDVILRFLLFGASVSAVASIVSSDQTELVLFQGVPVPNPAKFKYSPALVYFVSAFSVSGLYGLLTTIVSISVIQKPQHKLKFLFHLLLCDALILGIVASATGTAGGIAYLGLKGNSHVGWIKVCNVYDKFCRHLAGSIAAALFGNIVNVLLIWLSAYTLHTHVPK